Within the Mycobacterium gordonae genome, the region GTGCCGGGCAACCACGAACTGTGGACCACCAACAAGGACCCGCTGCAGATCTTCGGCCGCAACCGCTACGACTACCTGGTCAACATGTGCGACGAGATGGGCGTGGTCACCCCCGAGCACCCGTTCCCGGTGTGGACCGAACGGGGCGGCCCGGCCACCATCGTGCCGATGTTCCTGCTCTACGACTATTCGTTCCTGCCCAACGGCGCGGCCACGAAGGCCGAGGGCCTGGCCATCGCCAAGGAACGCAACGTGGTGTGCACCGACGAGTTCCTGCTGTCCTGCGAGCCGTACGCCACCCGCGACGCCTGGTGCCGCGAGCGGGTCAGCAAGACCAAGGCTCGCCTCGAACAACTCGACTGGATGCAGCCGACGGTGCTGGTCAACCATTTCCCGCTGGTGCGCGACCCCTGCGACGCGCTGTTCTACCCCGAGTTCGCGCTGTGGTGCGGCACCACCAAGACCGCCGATTGGCACACCCGCTACAACGCGATCTGCTCGGTCTACGGCCACCTGCACATCCCGCGCACCACCTGGTACGACGATGTGCGATTCGAAGAGGTGTCGGTGGGATACCCGCGTGAATGGCGGCGCCGTAAGCCCTACAGCTGGCTGCGCCAGGTGCTGCCCGATCCGCAGTATGCGCCCGGCTACCTCAACGACTTCGGCGGGCACTTCACCATCACCCCTGAGATGAGGGCGCAGCACGCCCAGTTTCAGGAACGCCTGCGGCAGCGGCAGTCCCGATGACCCCACGCACGCTGGTGTCGTCGCTGCTGCCCGGCACCTTGGTCGACGAGCTGGGCCATGCCGAGCTGTACTCGGACCCGCCGGATCTCGCACCGCTGCCCGAGGAGGAGCCGCTGATCGCCAGGTCGGTGGCCAAGCGCCGCAACGAATTCATCACCGTGCGGCACTGCGCCCGCGTGGCGCTCGGCGAGATCGGCGTGTCTCCGGTGCCGATCCTCAAGGGCGACAAGGGCGAACCGTGCTGGCCTGACGGCGTCGTGGGCAGCCTCACCCATTGCACCGGCTACCGCGGCGCAGTGGTCGGACGCGACGGACGGGTCCGGTCCGTGGGTATCGACGCCGAGCCACACGATGTCCTGCCCAACGGCGTGCTGGATGCGATCAGCCTGCCGGCCGAGCGCGCCGAGATTCCCGCGGTGCTGCCGTCCGGGCTGCACTGGGACCGGATCCTGTTCTGTGCCAAGGAAGCCACGTACAAGGCGTGGTTCCCGCTGACCAAGCGCTGGCTGGGCTTCGAGGACGCGCACATCACGTTCACGGCCGACGGGCGATTCGTCTCCCGCATCCTGATCGATCCGTCCGCTCTGTCGGGTCCGCCGTTGACGTCGCTGACCGGGCGCTGGTCGGTGGAGCGCGGTCTGGTGCTCACCGCGATCGTGTTATGACCGTTGCCGGGCTCGTTGTCGTCGACAAACCCGCCGGGATGACCAGTCACGACGTCGTCGGGCGCTGTCGCCGGATCTTTGCCACCCGCCGGGTGGGCCATGCCGGAACGCTGGATCCAATGGCCACCGGCGTGCTGGTGCTGGGCATCGAGCGTGCCACGAAGATCCTCGGATTGTTGACCGCGACGTCGAAGTCCTACGCGGCCACCGTCCGGCTCGGCCAGGCTACGTCGACCGATGACGCGGAAGGTGAACCGCTGCAGTCGGTTGCGGCCGACCACGTCACCGATCAGGAGATCGAATCGGCGCTGACCGCGTTGCGCGGTGACATCAGCCAGGTGCCGTCGGCGGTGAGCGCGATCAAGGTCGGCGGCCGGCGCGCTTACCAACTGGCGCGCGAGGGCCAGGCCGTCGAACTGCAGGCCCGGCCGGTGCGGATCGAACGGTTCGAGGTGCGGGCGACGCGACGCGGTGAGGGCTTGATCGACCTCGACGTGGAGGTCGACTGCTCGTCGGGCACCTACATCCGTGCGCTGGCGCGCGATCTCGGCGATGCCCTGGGGGTCGGCGGCCATCTGACCGCGTTGCGCCGTACCCGGGTCGGCCACTTCGACCTGAGCCATGCGGTGACGCTTGAGGATCTGGCCGAGCACCCGGGCTTGTCGCTGAGCCTCGACGAGGCCTGCCTGTTGATGTTCGCGCGCCGCGACCTCACCGCGGAGGAGGCCGACGCCGCCGCCAACGGCCGGGCCCTGACCGCCGCCGGGATCGACGGCGTCTATGCGGCCGGCGCCGCCGACGGCCGGGTGATCGCGCTGTTGCGCGACGAGGGCCGCCGCACCAAATCGGTGGTTGTGATCCGCCCGGCGACGATGCAGTCCAGTTCGGACTGAGGAGGAGGCGGGCAATCGAGCCCCGCCCGGCGACGATGCAGTCCGGTTCGGACTGAGGAGGAGGCGGGCAATCGAGCCCCGCCCGGCGACGATGCAGTCCGGTTCGGACTGAGGAGGAGGCGGGCGATCGAGCCCCGCCCGGCGACGATGCCGTCCGGTTCGGACTGAGGAGGAGGCGGGCGATCGAGCCCCGCCCGGCGACGATGCCGTCCGGTTCGGACTGAGGAGGAGGCGGGCAATCGAGCCCCGCCCGGCGACGATGCAGTCCGGTTCGCCTTCACCGAGGCTGCAGATCTGTAGCCAAAGTGCGAGAGGGGGCCCTCCAGATTTACAGGCTCGACGCCCGGACAGCCCCGGTCTGCGGCCTCGCCAAGCCGAGTTGCACACTGGGATGCGAGTCAATCGAGGTGGAGGGGCAAAGATGCCTGCTAAGAGTCGCAACAAGGTCTTCGTCGTGGGAGTCGGGATGACGAAGTTCGAGAAGCCAGGCCGCCGCGAAGGCTGGGACTACCCGCAGATGGCCAAGGAGTCCGGCACCAACGCCCTGCAGGACGCCGGGGTCGACTACACCGAGATCGAGCACGGTTACGTCGGGTACGTGGCCGGCGACTCCACCTGCGGACAGCGCGCCCTCTACGAACTCGGCATGACTGGAATCCCGATCGTCAATGTCAACAACAACTGTTCGACGGGCTCCACCGCGCTGTACCTGGGCGCGCAGGCTATCCGGGGTGGGCTGGCCGACTGTGTGCTGGCGTTGGGTTTCGAGAAGATGCAGCCCGGCGCGCTGCAGGGGGGTGCCAACGACCGGGAGTCACCGCTGGGCCGGCACGTCAAGGCGCTGGCCGAGATCGACGAGTTCGCCTTCCCGGTGGCGCCGTGGATGTTCGGGGCGGCCGGCCGCGAGCACATGAAGAAGTACGGCACCACCGCGGAACATTTCGCCAAGATCGGCTACAAGAACCACAAGCATTCGGTGAACAACCCGTACGCCCAGTTCCAGGACGAGTACACCCTCGATGACATCCTGGCCGCGAAGATGATCTCCGACCCGCTCACCAAACTGCAGTGCTCGCCCACCTCCGACGGCTCGGCCGCGGTGGTGCTCGCCAGCGAGGACTACGTCGCCAGGCACGACCTGGCCGGGCAGGCGGTGGAGATCGTCGGGCAGTCCATGACCACCGACTTCGCCTCCACCTTCGACGGCAGCGCCCGCAACGTCATCGGCTACGACATGAATGTGCAAGCAGCCCAGCAGGTTTACCAGCAGTCCGGGCTAGGTCCCGACGATTTCCAGGTGGTCGAACTGCACGACTGTTTCTCCGCCAACGAGTTGCTGCTGTATGAGGCGCTGGGTCTGTGCGGGCAGGGCGAGGCGCCCAAGCTGATCGACGACAACCAGACCACCTACGGCGGACGCTGGGTGGTCAACCCGTCGGGCGGGCTGATCTCCAAGGGTCATCCGCTCGGCGCGACCGGGTTGGCGCAGTGCTCCGAACTCACCTGGCAACTGCGCGGGACCGCAGACAAACGGCAGGTGGACAACGTCAACGCCGCACTGCAACACAACATCGGTCTGGGCGGCGCCGCCGTCGTCACCGCCTACCAGCGCGCCGAGCGCTGAGCCGTGATCGAGTGGTCCGAAACCGATCTGATGGTGCGCGACACCGTCCGTCAGTTCGTCGACAAGGAGATCCGGCCCAACCTGGACGCGCTGGAGACCGGCGAGATGCCGCCTTATCCGATCGCGCGCAAACTGTTCAGTCAATTCGGATTGGACGCGTTGGCCGCGGAGTCGGTGAAGAAGATGCTCGACCGCGACCGCGCGGGGACAGACGAAAAGCAGGACGGTGCGGAGGAATCCGGCGGAATGGCCGCGCAGGCGTCGATGGTGGCCGTGCTGGTCTCCGAAATCGCCCGGGTCAGCATCGGGCTGCTGAGCACCGCATCGGTCAGCCTGGGCTTGGGCGCGGCGACCATCATGAGCCGCGGCACCCTGGCCCAAAAGGAACGCTGGCTGCCGGACCTGATGACGCTCAACAAGATCGCCGCTTGGGCCATCACCGAACCCGACTCCGGCTCGGATGCGTTCGGTGGCATGAAGACCTATGTCAGGCGGGACGGGCAGGACTACATCCTCAACGGCCAGAAGACATTCATCACCAACGGCCCGTACGCCGACGTGCTGGTGGTCTACGCCAAGCTGGACGACGGCCAGGCGGACAAGCGCAACCGGCCGGTGCTGGTGTTCGTGCTCGATTCCGGCATGCCTGGACTCACCCAGGGCAAGCCGTTCAAGAAGATGGGCATGATGTCCTCGCCGACGGGTGAGTTGTTCTTCGACAACGTGCGGCTGAGCCCGGACCGGTTGCTCGGTGAGAGCGAGAACCCCGGCGACGGTGACGGCAGAGAAAGTGCCCGCGCCAATTTTGCCGCTGAACGGATCGGCATCGCCATGATGGCGCTGGGCATCATCAACGAGTGCCACCGGCTGTGTGTGGACTACGCGAAAAGTCGCACGTTGTGGGGCAAGAACATCGGGCAGTTCCAGTTGATCCAGCTCAAGCTGGCGAAAATGGAGATCGCCCGAATGAACGTGCAGAACATGGTTTTTCACACCATCGAGCGTCAACGGACCGGCAAGGCGCTGACGCTGGCCGAGGCGTCGGCGATCAAGCTGTACTCGTCGGAGGCCGCCACCGATGTCGCGATGGATGCCGTGCAATTGTTCGGTGGCAACGGCTATATGGCGGAATACCGCGTAGAACAGCTTGCGCGCGATGCAAAATCGCTGATGATCTACGCGGGCAGCAACGAGGTCCAGGTGACCCACATCGCCAAGGGGCTGTTGACCGGCTGATATCAGCGGGTGTCACGCCAGCGGCACAGTGCTGCCGCACCGGTCAGATCGTAATCTGGACCGTCGCAGCCGATCGTCGGCAGCGTGACGCCGAGGTCGGCTAGCGCCTGCCCGCGGGCGATGAGTCCGCCGCGGTCACGGCCGGTGACGATCTCTCCCCAGATCGCCCCTGAGCGCTCGATGGGGCCGGGATCCCACGCCAGCGCTTCGCAGTGTGCGGCCAGCACACCGGACTTCAACCCGTATTCTTCCGGAGTGGTGAGGCTATGCCAGATGTCGGCATGCTCGGCCACCGGGCGCAGTGTCTTGCGCTCGCCTTGACCGCCGATCAGCAACGGAATGTCGCCGACCGGTTCCGGATGCACCATCCGAGCCGGCGTTTGATGCGAGGCAACGCCGCCGCGATATCGTCGATACGGCTTGCTGCAGTGCCGAACACGAAGCCGTACTCGTCGTAGTCCCGCCGCGTCCAACCGGCTCCGACGCCCAGGATCAGCCGGCCCTGCAGATGTGATCGACAAGTGCGCGCCATGTCGGCAAGAGGTTCCGGGTTGCGGTAGGAGTTGCAACTGACCAACGGGCCCAATTCAATTCGCGAGGTCTGCTCGGCCCAGGCGCTGAGCATCGTCCAACATTCGAAGTGGGCGCCGTCGGCATCACTATAGAGCGGAAACAAGTGATCC harbors:
- the pptT gene encoding 4'-phosphopantetheinyl transferase PptT — encoded protein: MTPRTLVSSLLPGTLVDELGHAELYSDPPDLAPLPEEEPLIARSVAKRRNEFITVRHCARVALGEIGVSPVPILKGDKGEPCWPDGVVGSLTHCTGYRGAVVGRDGRVRSVGIDAEPHDVLPNGVLDAISLPAERAEIPAVLPSGLHWDRILFCAKEATYKAWFPLTKRWLGFEDAHITFTADGRFVSRILIDPSALSGPPLTSLTGRWSVERGLVLTAIVL
- the truB gene encoding tRNA pseudouridine(55) synthase TruB, whose protein sequence is MTVAGLVVVDKPAGMTSHDVVGRCRRIFATRRVGHAGTLDPMATGVLVLGIERATKILGLLTATSKSYAATVRLGQATSTDDAEGEPLQSVAADHVTDQEIESALTALRGDISQVPSAVSAIKVGGRRAYQLAREGQAVELQARPVRIERFEVRATRRGEGLIDLDVEVDCSSGTYIRALARDLGDALGVGGHLTALRRTRVGHFDLSHAVTLEDLAEHPGLSLSLDEACLLMFARRDLTAEEADAAANGRALTAAGIDGVYAAGAADGRVIALLRDEGRRTKSVVVIRPATMQSSSD
- a CDS encoding lipid-transfer protein, which translates into the protein MPAKSRNKVFVVGVGMTKFEKPGRREGWDYPQMAKESGTNALQDAGVDYTEIEHGYVGYVAGDSTCGQRALYELGMTGIPIVNVNNNCSTGSTALYLGAQAIRGGLADCVLALGFEKMQPGALQGGANDRESPLGRHVKALAEIDEFAFPVAPWMFGAAGREHMKKYGTTAEHFAKIGYKNHKHSVNNPYAQFQDEYTLDDILAAKMISDPLTKLQCSPTSDGSAAVVLASEDYVARHDLAGQAVEIVGQSMTTDFASTFDGSARNVIGYDMNVQAAQQVYQQSGLGPDDFQVVELHDCFSANELLLYEALGLCGQGEAPKLIDDNQTTYGGRWVVNPSGGLISKGHPLGATGLAQCSELTWQLRGTADKRQVDNVNAALQHNIGLGGAAVVTAYQRAER
- a CDS encoding acyl-CoA dehydrogenase family protein is translated as MIEWSETDLMVRDTVRQFVDKEIRPNLDALETGEMPPYPIARKLFSQFGLDALAAESVKKMLDRDRAGTDEKQDGAEESGGMAAQASMVAVLVSEIARVSIGLLSTASVSLGLGAATIMSRGTLAQKERWLPDLMTLNKIAAWAITEPDSGSDAFGGMKTYVRRDGQDYILNGQKTFITNGPYADVLVVYAKLDDGQADKRNRPVLVFVLDSGMPGLTQGKPFKKMGMMSSPTGELFFDNVRLSPDRLLGESENPGDGDGRESARANFAAERIGIAMMALGIINECHRLCVDYAKSRTLWGKNIGQFQLIQLKLAKMEIARMNVQNMVFHTIERQRTGKALTLAEASAIKLYSSEAATDVAMDAVQLFGGNGYMAEYRVEQLARDAKSLMIYAGSNEVQVTHIAKGLLTG
- a CDS encoding metallophosphoesterase family protein, which codes for MAGHEPTGGGQPTLWAVSDLHTGHLGNKPVTESLHPSSPDDWLIVCGDVAERTDEIRWALDLLRRRFAKVIWVPGNHELWTTNKDPLQIFGRNRYDYLVNMCDEMGVVTPEHPFPVWTERGGPATIVPMFLLYDYSFLPNGAATKAEGLAIAKERNVVCTDEFLLSCEPYATRDAWCRERVSKTKARLEQLDWMQPTVLVNHFPLVRDPCDALFYPEFALWCGTTKTADWHTRYNAICSVYGHLHIPRTTWYDDVRFEEVSVGYPREWRRRKPYSWLRQVLPDPQYAPGYLNDFGGHFTITPEMRAQHAQFQERLRQRQSR